A region of Ornithodoros turicata isolate Travis chromosome 5, ASM3712646v1, whole genome shotgun sequence DNA encodes the following proteins:
- the LOC135395343 gene encoding uncharacterized protein LOC135395343, whose amino-acid sequence MSSPIPSSCRIRWLQVFTAIVIFACLFAAAVGAITAGKTMYSLIPITGILPLLLIGALCLARSRKDSSGKKDGKCPPPCYDRPSMDHLGQQGDGFPVHSRVETATDTTVTETQVKVLKRYSSTDSFSPGQCSLCPGTVASASPYFSPSSYSDEDSEQMSIDPDYFRVSDRTEHRPSKPFECVESPRSSSSSHCNMCGAQTKLDSSADEETLEIVITPSVTSLEDDTKKRDEAECTSKVAPPSEEHAVPTTSSPECFVSDKELEDVPL is encoded by the exons ATGTCTTCCCCTATCCCGTCAAGCTGCCGAATCCGATGGCTCCAAGTCTTTACCGCCATCGTAATATTCGCTTGCCTTTTCGCCGCAGCAGTTGGGGCGATCACGGCGGGGAAGACTATGTACTCTCTGATTCCCATAACGGGAATTCTGCCCTTATTACTCATCGGAGCCTTATGTCTGGCCAGGAGTCGTAAGGATTCCTCCGGGAAGAAAGACGGCAAATGCCCTCCACCCTGTTACGACAGACCTTCCATGGACCATCTGGGGCAGCAAGGAGATGGGTTTCCCGTTCATTCTCGTGTGGAGACAGCCACTGACACTACGGTGACTGAGACGCAAGTGAAGGTCCTTAAACGGTACTCGTCCACCGATTCCTTTTCGCCAG GCCAGTGTTCGCTGTGTCCGGGAACGGTAGCTAGCGCAAGCCCTTACTTCAGCCCTTCCTCGTACTCTGACGAAGACTCTGAGCAAATGAGCATTGATCCCGACTACTTCCGGGTGTCTGACCGCACGGAACATCGACCCAGCAAGCCGTTCGAGTGCGTCGAAAGCCCCCGCTCTTCGTCGAGCAGCCACTGCAACATGTGCGGTGCTCAGACGAAGCTGGACAGCTCTGCCGACGAAGAAACCCTCGAAATCGTCATCACGCCATCTGTGACATCGCTTGAAGACGACACGAAGAAGAGAGACGAAGCAGAATGTACTTCGAAAGTGGCGCCACCTTCTGAAGAACACGCTGTTCCCACGACTTCGTCGCCGGAATGTTTTGTGAGTGACAAAGAACTGGAAGATGTGCCGCTTTAA